One segment of Pseudomonas asgharzadehiana DNA contains the following:
- a CDS encoding glycosyltransferase, translating to MIGILIPVHNEEALLAECLDAAMIAARHPGLLGETVQILVVLDSCSDASAVIAQAYPVHRLEVQARNVGQVRGIGAQYLLDRGARWISCTDADSRVAPDWLVAQLALEADAVCGTVTVQAWDEDFDPAAQIRYHQNYQARDGHRHIHGANLGVSADAYIRAGGFEPLACHEDAQLVRDLERCGASIAWSHAPQVTTSARLESRAQGGFGDYLKSLMQAP from the coding sequence ATGATCGGCATTCTGATCCCGGTACACAACGAAGAAGCATTGTTGGCCGAGTGCCTGGACGCCGCGATGATCGCGGCGCGCCATCCAGGCTTGCTGGGCGAAACGGTACAGATCCTGGTAGTGCTCGACAGTTGCAGCGACGCCAGTGCGGTCATTGCCCAGGCGTACCCGGTACACAGGCTGGAAGTACAAGCACGCAATGTCGGCCAGGTACGCGGCATCGGTGCGCAGTATTTGCTGGACCGAGGTGCGCGCTGGATTTCCTGCACCGACGCCGACAGCCGGGTCGCGCCGGACTGGCTGGTGGCACAACTCGCGCTTGAGGCCGACGCGGTCTGCGGCACGGTGACGGTACAAGCCTGGGATGAAGATTTCGACCCCGCCGCGCAGATCCGCTATCACCAGAACTACCAGGCACGCGACGGGCATCGGCACATCCACGGCGCCAACCTGGGGGTGAGCGCGGATGCGTATATACGTGCGGGTGGCTTCGAACCCTTGGCGTGCCATGAAGATGCTCAACTGGTGCGCGATCTGGAACGCTGCGGTGCCTCCATCGCCTGGAGCCATGCCCCCCAAGTGACCACCAGCGCACGCCTGGAGTCCCGTGCCCAGGGTGGCTTTGGTGATTATTTGAAGAGCTTGATGCAGGCGCCCTGA
- a CDS encoding PIG-L deacetylase family protein encodes MKPAYLSEGRRGPAQIWNSAPQLAQIPPIATASLVPAGARVVVIAPHPGDEVLACGGLLQLLSTLEHPLKLISITDGSASHPGSQVWPASRLSVVRPQESAEALRRLGMPLHSLKWIRGGFCDNALAAREAQLSPFIARYLQPGDVVFTTWRDDGNADHDAVGRASAQACSQVGAQLYELPIRAWHWPARESAAIPWHRARKVRLNSWAVARKLHAAHAYASQLMGDPEIGLPPILAQVLLERMREPYEIVFL; translated from the coding sequence ATGAAGCCTGCCTACTTAAGCGAAGGCCGTCGCGGCCCCGCACAAATCTGGAACAGCGCGCCGCAACTGGCGCAAATCCCGCCGATCGCCACTGCCTCGCTGGTGCCCGCCGGCGCACGCGTGGTGGTCATCGCGCCTCACCCCGGTGATGAAGTGCTGGCCTGCGGCGGTCTGCTGCAATTGCTCAGCACCCTGGAACACCCCTTGAAGTTGATCTCCATCACCGATGGCAGCGCCAGCCACCCTGGTTCCCAGGTGTGGCCGGCCAGCCGTTTGAGCGTGGTGCGCCCCCAGGAAAGCGCCGAAGCGCTGCGCCGCCTGGGCATGCCGTTGCACAGCTTGAAGTGGATACGTGGCGGTTTTTGTGACAACGCCCTGGCGGCCCGCGAAGCGCAACTGAGCCCGTTTATCGCGCGTTACCTGCAACCGGGCGACGTGGTGTTTACCACCTGGCGCGATGACGGCAACGCCGACCACGATGCCGTTGGCCGCGCCAGTGCCCAGGCGTGCAGCCAGGTGGGCGCGCAGCTCTATGAATTACCGATCCGGGCCTGGCATTGGCCCGCCCGCGAAAGCGCGGCGATCCCCTGGCACCGTGCACGCAAAGTGCGCTTGAACAGCTGGGCCGTGGCACGCAAGCTCCACGCCGCCCACGCCTACGCCAGCCAACTGATGGGCGACCCCGAGATCGGCCTGCCGCCGATATTGGCGCAGGTGCTGCTTGAGCGCATGCGCGAGCCCTATGAGATCGTGTTTTTGTAG
- a CDS encoding autotransporter family protein, translating into MRTRTLSLYLGIALTLALATWPLASRGACSVNNTAGDDISNCDSATAPGFTDTGGNNTLTLTATGRIAGNVSYGDGNDRVNVNGPNAGIDGNLDQGHGNNFFRLDLGSITGEVHQGDGKDVIEVSGGQAGAMVQGSGQDRFVMTDGTIASLAQGDGLDEFEISGGTITGAFEDGDHGTMTGGTIGRVDMKLDDNVFKMSAGTIVGNLVTGFGKDTIEVSGTSVIGGNISVSGGDDRVTVSGGEVKGQVLLSFGNDRFTWTGGNLHAPVMAGPGDDTASLHNLTRAQLAAAQWVDGGLGNDTLTLDNTQAGDPAVLPNWETIDMRNGAQLSLGGTLKLGDSASGTGTLNLDSTSELQAATGVIEAFTPGQRVNVNNSGLINMAAANAGTGDTLTINGNYTGNGGRLALNSRLDGDGSPSDRLVVSQGSLDGTTRLNVINAGGAGAATLQDGIQVVQALNGATSSATAFSLEAPLSAGAYEYHLFQGGVTPGTADNFYLRSTLPAAPQVVPAPGTPPLPASTGGAPTPFYRPEVSIYAALFPATEQMVRGMLGTFHERMGDQSQQRQSGAFQAGWGRVYGSSARQSFAGTVSPTLDRSLFGFQVGSDLYAGTTANGHVQRSGFFVGHSTLKGNVKGFNGGWQDKDAGKTTLRGDSLGVYWTLIGANQAYLDLVLMGTRFNGNNESNRGVKMKTRGHNLTASAEIGWPLPVTRQWVVEPQAQVIVGKTRLDSQNDGISRVSYEADTTLTTRLGVRLRGDYQWRSLPFQPYARANVWHSRAGQNTATFEGHTAIDTEQQASTLDVSVGATLKVAEHLSIYGEAGYRRNLDSQADNGRQGTLGLRMAF; encoded by the coding sequence ATGCGCACACGGACACTTTCGTTGTACCTGGGTATTGCGTTGACGCTTGCATTGGCGACGTGGCCATTAGCCTCGCGGGGGGCGTGCAGCGTCAACAACACCGCCGGCGATGACATATCCAACTGCGACAGCGCCACGGCGCCGGGCTTTACCGATACCGGCGGCAACAACACCTTGACGCTCACCGCGACGGGTCGGATCGCCGGCAACGTGAGCTATGGCGACGGCAACGACAGGGTCAACGTGAACGGCCCGAATGCGGGCATCGATGGCAACCTCGACCAGGGCCACGGCAACAATTTCTTTCGGCTGGACCTGGGCAGCATCACGGGGGAGGTGCATCAGGGCGACGGCAAAGACGTGATAGAGGTGAGCGGCGGCCAGGCCGGCGCGATGGTCCAAGGTTCGGGCCAGGACCGTTTTGTCATGACTGACGGCACCATCGCCTCACTCGCCCAGGGAGACGGCCTGGACGAATTTGAGATCAGCGGCGGCACCATCACCGGGGCTTTTGAAGACGGTGACCATGGGACTATGACCGGGGGCACCATCGGGCGGGTTGATATGAAGCTCGATGACAACGTGTTCAAGATGAGCGCAGGCACCATTGTCGGCAACCTGGTGACCGGGTTCGGCAAAGACACCATCGAGGTGTCGGGCACCAGCGTTATTGGCGGCAATATCAGCGTCAGCGGCGGCGACGACCGTGTGACCGTCTCCGGGGGTGAGGTCAAGGGCCAAGTGTTGCTCAGCTTCGGCAATGACCGGTTCACCTGGACGGGTGGCAACCTCCACGCCCCGGTGATGGCAGGGCCGGGTGACGACACCGCGTCGTTGCACAACCTGACGCGTGCCCAACTGGCTGCGGCACAGTGGGTTGACGGCGGCCTGGGCAATGACACGCTGACCCTGGACAACACCCAAGCCGGCGACCCGGCCGTGTTGCCCAACTGGGAAACCATTGACATGCGCAACGGCGCGCAACTGTCTCTGGGCGGCACGCTCAAGCTGGGCGATAGCGCGTCCGGCACCGGTACGCTGAACCTCGACAGTACGAGTGAGCTGCAGGCCGCTACCGGCGTAATCGAAGCGTTTACACCCGGCCAGCGGGTTAACGTCAACAACAGTGGCCTTATCAACATGGCTGCCGCCAATGCGGGCACTGGCGATACCCTGACGATCAACGGAAATTACACCGGCAATGGCGGGCGGCTCGCGCTCAACAGCCGGCTCGACGGCGACGGCTCGCCCAGCGATAGATTGGTGGTGAGCCAGGGCAGCCTCGACGGCACCACCCGCCTGAATGTGATCAACGCAGGCGGCGCCGGCGCCGCCACGTTGCAGGATGGCATCCAGGTGGTGCAGGCGCTCAACGGTGCCACCAGCAGCGCCACGGCCTTCAGCCTTGAGGCACCCTTGTCGGCCGGTGCGTATGAATATCATCTGTTCCAGGGCGGCGTAACGCCCGGCACCGCCGATAACTTCTACCTGCGTTCGACCCTGCCGGCGGCCCCGCAAGTCGTCCCCGCGCCAGGCACCCCGCCGCTGCCGGCCAGCACGGGGGGCGCGCCGACGCCGTTTTACCGGCCGGAAGTGTCGATTTACGCCGCCCTGTTCCCCGCCACCGAGCAGATGGTGCGTGGCATGCTCGGCACCTTCCACGAACGCATGGGCGACCAGAGCCAACAACGGCAAAGTGGTGCATTCCAGGCCGGTTGGGGGCGGGTGTATGGCAGCAGCGCGCGCCAGAGCTTTGCCGGCACGGTCAGCCCGACGCTCGACCGTTCGCTGTTCGGCTTCCAAGTGGGCAGTGATCTGTATGCCGGCACCACTGCAAACGGTCATGTGCAACGCAGCGGGTTCTTCGTTGGCCACAGCACGCTCAAAGGCAATGTCAAAGGCTTCAACGGTGGCTGGCAGGACAAGGACGCCGGCAAGACCACCTTGCGCGGCGACAGCCTGGGGGTTTATTGGACGTTGATCGGCGCCAACCAGGCTTACCTCGACCTGGTGTTGATGGGGACGCGCTTCAACGGCAACAACGAGTCGAACCGTGGGGTGAAGATGAAAACCCGCGGTCATAACCTCACGGCGTCCGCTGAAATTGGCTGGCCGTTGCCGGTGACCCGCCAGTGGGTGGTGGAGCCTCAGGCACAAGTGATCGTCGGCAAAACCCGCCTCGACAGCCAGAACGACGGCATTTCGCGCGTGTCGTACGAGGCCGACACCACGCTCACGACACGCCTTGGCGTACGCCTGCGTGGCGACTATCAATGGCGTAGCCTGCCGTTTCAGCCGTACGCGCGGGCGAATGTGTGGCACAGCCGCGCCGGGCAAAACACCGCCACGTTTGAGGGGCACACCGCTATTGATACAGAACAGCAGGCCAGCACCCTCGATGTGAGTGTCGGTGCCACATTGAAGGTCGCTGAACACCTGAGCATTTATGGCGAAGCCGGGTACAGGCGCAACCTCGACAGCCAAGCCGACAATGGCCGCCAAGGCACCCTCGGCTTGCGCATGGCGTTCTGA
- a CDS encoding amino acid permease, with protein sequence MKTTTPGLCEKPALQRTLSNRHIQLMAMGGAIGTGLFMGSGKIIALSGTSIILIYMIIGLFVYFVMRAMGELLLSNLNFKSFADFAGAYLGPRAAFFLGWSYWLSWSVAVVGDAVVVGGFFQYWFPDVPAWMPAMGMLLTLFALNVLTVRLFGEVEFWFAIIKIVAVVTLISVSAVLIASSFVSPTGVTASLAHLLDKQAAFPNGLFGFFAGFQMAIFSFAGTELIGTAAAETRAPEKTLPKAINSIPLRIILFYVLALACIIAVTSWQQVSPSKSPFVELFLVAGFPAAAGIVNFVVLTSAASSANSGVFSASRMLFGLADLGDAPGIFRRLSRSSVPFISLAFTTLLMVLGLVLLFVVPEVMTAFTIVSTVSAILVIFTWSTILASYIAYRKKRPDLHASSVYKMPGGVPMAWFSLAFLAFVLCLLALRPDTRLALCVMPVWFAWLAIAFQFSRFKAVGVANPGHR encoded by the coding sequence ATGAAAACAACCACGCCCGGGCTTTGCGAAAAGCCTGCGTTGCAACGCACCCTGAGCAACCGCCATATCCAACTGATGGCCATGGGCGGTGCGATCGGCACCGGCCTGTTCATGGGCTCCGGCAAGATCATCGCGCTGTCGGGTACTTCGATCATCCTGATCTACATGATCATCGGGCTGTTCGTGTACTTCGTGATGCGCGCCATGGGTGAGCTGCTGCTCTCCAACCTGAATTTCAAGAGTTTCGCCGACTTTGCCGGCGCCTACCTGGGGCCGCGTGCGGCGTTCTTCCTCGGCTGGTCGTATTGGCTGAGCTGGAGCGTGGCAGTGGTGGGGGATGCGGTGGTGGTGGGCGGGTTTTTCCAGTACTGGTTTCCCGACGTGCCGGCCTGGATGCCCGCCATGGGCATGTTGCTGACGCTGTTCGCATTGAACGTGCTGACGGTCCGGTTGTTCGGTGAGGTGGAGTTCTGGTTCGCGATCATCAAGATCGTGGCCGTGGTAACTCTGATCAGCGTGAGTGCAGTGCTGATCGCCAGCTCGTTTGTTTCGCCCACCGGTGTCACCGCGTCCCTGGCTCACTTGCTGGACAAACAGGCAGCGTTCCCCAACGGCCTGTTCGGGTTTTTCGCCGGGTTCCAGATGGCGATATTCTCGTTCGCCGGCACCGAGCTGATCGGCACCGCCGCCGCCGAAACCCGTGCGCCCGAGAAGACCTTGCCCAAGGCGATCAACTCGATCCCGTTGCGCATCATTCTGTTCTACGTGCTGGCCTTGGCGTGCATCATCGCGGTGACGTCGTGGCAGCAGGTGTCGCCGAGCAAAAGCCCGTTCGTGGAGTTGTTTCTGGTGGCAGGGTTCCCGGCCGCGGCGGGCATCGTCAATTTCGTGGTGCTGACCTCGGCGGCATCGTCGGCCAACAGCGGGGTGTTTTCCGCCAGCCGCATGCTGTTCGGCCTGGCCGACTTGGGGGATGCACCGGGGATTTTCCGGCGCCTGTCGCGCAGCAGCGTGCCGTTTATCAGCCTGGCGTTTACCACCCTGTTGATGGTGCTCGGCCTGGTGTTGCTGTTCGTGGTGCCGGAGGTGATGACCGCCTTCACTATCGTGTCGACGGTGTCGGCGATCCTGGTGATTTTTACCTGGTCGACCATCCTGGCGTCCTACATCGCTTACCGCAAAAAACGCCCGGACCTGCATGCCAGCTCCGTCTACAAAATGCCCGGCGGTGTGCCGATGGCCTGGTTCAGCCTGGCATTCCTCGCCTTTGTGCTCTGCCTGCTGGCGTTGCGCCCGGATACGCGCCTGGCGCTGTGCGTGATGCCGGTGTGGTTTGCCTGGCTGGCGATTGCCTTCCAGTTTTCACGGTTCAAGGCTGTCGGCGTGGCCAACCCCGGTCACCGGTGA
- a CDS encoding histone deacetylase family protein, which produces MLTVFSDAHRLHHGTELKDGVLKPSFEQPSRADTVRDRVRHVGLGDIIVPRRFDRACYVNAHSERYVAFLETAWAEWTAIGRSHDALPLVWPVRDLANQHVPDFIDGKLGFFAMDAGSPITATTWNAVKTSADIALTGLALIDEGHYSAFALCRPPGHHAAREYMGGYCYLNNAAIAAQQAITQGARRVAVLDVDFHHGNGTQNIFYDRPDVLFISLHGDPSVSYPYFSGARAERGSGAGEGFNLNYPLPKNTAWGHYQTALADACRQLTAFAPEVLVISLGVDTFKDDPISHFLLDSEDFIGMGQIIAGVGVPTLFVMEGGYMVDEIGINAVNVLHGFESKTAG; this is translated from the coding sequence ATGCTGACTGTTTTTAGCGATGCCCACCGTTTGCACCATGGCACCGAATTGAAAGATGGCGTGCTCAAGCCTTCGTTCGAACAACCGAGCCGCGCCGACACTGTTCGTGACCGCGTGCGGCATGTGGGGTTGGGCGACATCATCGTGCCACGCAGGTTTGACCGCGCCTGTTACGTCAATGCCCACAGCGAACGCTATGTGGCGTTCCTTGAAACCGCGTGGGCCGAGTGGACGGCCATCGGCCGCAGCCATGACGCGCTGCCGCTGGTATGGCCGGTACGCGACCTGGCCAACCAACACGTGCCGGATTTCATCGACGGCAAATTGGGCTTCTTTGCCATGGATGCCGGTTCACCGATCACCGCCACCACCTGGAATGCGGTCAAGACCAGCGCAGACATCGCGCTCACCGGCCTGGCCCTGATCGACGAAGGCCACTACAGCGCCTTCGCCCTGTGCCGCCCACCCGGCCACCATGCGGCGCGCGAATACATGGGTGGTTATTGCTACCTCAACAACGCCGCGATTGCCGCGCAACAGGCCATTACCCAGGGCGCCCGGCGCGTCGCGGTACTGGATGTGGATTTCCACCACGGTAACGGCACGCAGAACATTTTCTACGACCGCCCGGACGTGCTGTTCATCTCCCTGCATGGCGACCCGTCGGTGTCCTACCCCTATTTTTCTGGCGCACGCGCTGAGCGCGGCAGCGGAGCCGGGGAGGGTTTCAACCTGAATTATCCGCTACCCAAAAACACCGCCTGGGGCCACTACCAAACCGCCCTGGCCGATGCGTGCCGGCAATTAACCGCCTTTGCCCCTGAAGTGCTGGTGATCTCCCTGGGCGTGGACACCTTCAAGGACGACCCCATCAGCCACTTCCTGCTCGACAGCGAGGACTTCATCGGCATGGGCCAGATCATCGCCGGTGTGGGTGTGCCGACGCTGTTTGTAATGGAAGGCGGCTACATGGTCGATGAGATCGGCATCAACGCCGTCAACGTGCTGCACGGTTTCGAAAGTAAAACCGCCGGATAA
- a CDS encoding Lrp/AsnC family transcriptional regulator, protein MKNKTKQVALDDTDLAILALLQEDASISNAQLSERLALSVTPCWRRRKRLEEEGVIKDYQANLDRKMLGLDIMAFVHVRFAIHTDHAPDAFEAVVRDLPQVLSCHKITGDADYLLQVLAEDLDSYSEFVESVLRRQLGIASIQSSLALREVKATSRVAIPQRD, encoded by the coding sequence ATGAAAAATAAAACCAAGCAGGTCGCTCTTGACGACACCGATCTCGCCATCCTCGCCCTGTTGCAGGAGGATGCGAGTATTTCCAACGCCCAACTGAGCGAGCGCCTGGCCCTGAGCGTCACGCCCTGCTGGCGTCGGCGCAAACGCCTGGAGGAAGAAGGCGTGATCAAGGACTACCAGGCCAACCTGGACCGCAAGATGCTCGGGCTGGACATCATGGCGTTTGTGCATGTGCGCTTTGCCATCCACACCGATCACGCGCCGGATGCCTTTGAAGCCGTGGTCCGGGACCTGCCCCAGGTGCTGTCGTGCCACAAAATCACCGGCGATGCGGATTACCTGTTGCAAGTGCTGGCCGAGGACCTGGACAGCTACAGCGAGTTTGTCGAGAGCGTGCTGAGGCGCCAGTTGGGGATTGCGTCGATCCAGTCGAGCCTGGCGTTGCGCGAGGTGAAAGCGACGAGTCGGGTGGCGATTCCACAGCGCGATTGA